A genome region from Hippopotamus amphibius kiboko isolate mHipAmp2 chromosome 1, mHipAmp2.hap2, whole genome shotgun sequence includes the following:
- the PRELID1 gene encoding PRELI domain-containing protein 1, mitochondrial isoform X2, whose translation MVKYFLGQSVLRSSWDQVFAAFWQRYPNPYSKHVLTEDIVHREVTPDQKLLSRRLLTKTNRMPRWAERLFPANVAHSVYILEDSIVDPQNQTMTTFTWNINHARLMEFGLARFKSNVTKTMKGFEYILAKLQGEAPPKTLVETAKEAKEKAKETALAATEKAKDLASKAATKKQQQQQQFV comes from the exons ATGGTGAAGTATTTTCTGGGCCAGAGCGTGCTCCGGAGTTCCTGGGACCAAGTGTTCGCTGCCTTCTGGCAGCGGTACCCGAATCCCTATAG CAAACATGTCTTGACGGAAGACATAGTGCACCGGGAGGTGACCCCTGACCAGAAGCTCCTGTCCCGGCGACTCCTGACCAAGACGAACAGGATGCCCCGCTGGGCTGAGCGACTGTTTCCTGCCAATGTTGCTCACTCAGTGTACATCCTGGAGGATTCTATTGTGGACCCACAGAACCAGACCATGACCACCTTCACCTGGAACATCAACCACGCCCGGCTGATG GAATTTGGTCTCGCTCGGTTCAAAAGCAATGTGACCAAGACTATGAAGGGTTTTGAATACATCTTGGCCAAGCTGCAAG GTGAGGCTCCTCCCAAAACCCTTGTTGAAACAGCCAAGGAAGCCAAGGAGAAGGCCAAGGAGACGGCACTGGCAGCTACAGAAAAGGCCAAGGACCTTGCTAGCAAGGCAGCCaccaagaagcagcagcagcagcagcagtttgTGTAG
- the PRELID1 gene encoding PRELI domain-containing protein 1, mitochondrial isoform X1 — MVKYFLGQSVLRSSWDQVFAAFWQRYPNPYSKHVLTEDIVHREVTPDQKLLSRRLLTKTNRMPRWAERLFPANVAHSVYILEDSIVDPQNQTMTTFTWNINHARLMVVEERCVYSVNSDNSGWTEIRREAWVSSSLFGVSRAVQEFGLARFKSNVTKTMKGFEYILAKLQGEAPPKTLVETAKEAKEKAKETALAATEKAKDLASKAATKKQQQQQQFV; from the exons ATGGTGAAGTATTTTCTGGGCCAGAGCGTGCTCCGGAGTTCCTGGGACCAAGTGTTCGCTGCCTTCTGGCAGCGGTACCCGAATCCCTATAG CAAACATGTCTTGACGGAAGACATAGTGCACCGGGAGGTGACCCCTGACCAGAAGCTCCTGTCCCGGCGACTCCTGACCAAGACGAACAGGATGCCCCGCTGGGCTGAGCGACTGTTTCCTGCCAATGTTGCTCACTCAGTGTACATCCTGGAGGATTCTATTGTGGACCCACAGAACCAGACCATGACCACCTTCACCTGGAACATCAACCACGCCCGGCTGATG GTGGTGGAGGAACGATGTGTTTACAGTGTGAACTCTGATAACAGCGGCTGGACCGAAATCCGCCGGGAAGCCTGGGTCTCCTCTAGCTTATTTGGTGTCTCCAGAGCTGTCCAG GAATTTGGTCTCGCTCGGTTCAAAAGCAATGTGACCAAGACTATGAAGGGTTTTGAATACATCTTGGCCAAGCTGCAAG GTGAGGCTCCTCCCAAAACCCTTGTTGAAACAGCCAAGGAAGCCAAGGAGAAGGCCAAGGAGACGGCACTGGCAGCTACAGAAAAGGCCAAGGACCTTGCTAGCAAGGCAGCCaccaagaagcagcagcagcagcagcagtttgTGTAG
- the RAB24 gene encoding ras-related protein Rab-24: MSGQRVDVKVVMLGKEYVGKTSLVERYVHDRFLVGPYQNTIGAAFVAKVMSVGDRTVTLGIWDTAGSERYEAMSRIYYRGAKAAIVCYDLTDSSSFERAKFWVKELRNLEEGCQIYLCGTKSDLLEEDRRRRRVDFHDVQDYADNIKAQLFETSSKTGQSVDELFQKVAEDYVSVAAFQVMTEDKGVDLGQKANPYFYSCCHH, encoded by the exons ATGAGCGGGCAGCGCGTGGACGTCAAGGTGGTGATGCTGGGCAAGGAGTACGTGGGCAAGACGAGCCTGGTGGAGCGATACGTGCACGACCGCTTCCTGGTGGGGCCCTATCAGAAC ACCATCGGGGCCGCCTTCGTGGCCAAGGTGATGTCCGTCGGAGACCGGACGGTGACTTTGGGTATTTGG GACACAGCAGGATCTGAGCGCTATGAGGCCATGAGCCGAATCTACTATCGGGGCGCCAAGGCTGCCATTGTCTGCTATG ACCTGACGGACAGCAGCAGCTTTGAACGAGCAAAGTTCTGGGTGAAGGAACTGCGCAACCTAGAGGAG GGCTGTCAGATCTACTTGTGTGGCACCAAGAGTGACCTGCTGGAGGAAGACAGGCGGCGTCGACGTGTGGACTTCCACGACGTCCAGGACTATGCAGACA ATATCAAAGCTCAGCTCTTTGAAACATCCAGCAAGACAGGCCAGAGTGTGG ACGAGCTCTTCCAGAAAGTGGCAGAGGATTACGTCAGTGTGGCCGCCTTCCAGGTGATGACAG AGGACAAGGGCGTGGACCTGGGCCAGAAGGCAAACCCGTACTTCTACAGCTGTTGTCACCACTGA